AGAGGTTGCAGAGAAATACGTTAAGTTTCCAGACGAGCGGATGAAAATATTTGGATCTAAAGAGATAAAGAATGGGGTTGAAATGTTAAAACGTTGAAAAGTTAGCACGTTAGAACGTTGAACGTAGAACGTAGAACATTGAACCTTGAACATTTTATGATTTGACAATTTATCACATTAGATTATAATTACTTACATAGAGTATTATCATCTGGAGCAAATAATGAAAAAACTGCCAATAGGGATACAGACTTTCAGCAAGATAAGAGAAGAAGGGTATATCTATATTGATAAAACCGAAGAAGCTTTTGAACTGGTTAATAATTTTACATACGTTTTCCTCTCCCGCCCCCGCAGGTTTGGTAAGTCATTATTTCTTGACACATTAAAAGAGTTATTTGAAGGGAACAAGAAGCTTTTTGAAGGATTATACATATACGACAAATGGAATTGGGATGAAAAATACCCTGTTATCAAGATAAGCTGGGCAGGTGATCTTACTACTCTTGAAAGAGTAGAAGATAGGGCAATTGATATTTTTAAAACTAACCAGAGATTACTTGGGATTGAATGTGAAAACAACAAAAACCCTTCTTCTTGTTTTAACGAGCTGATACAAAAAGCTTATGAAAAATATAATCAAAAAGTTGTCATTCTCATAGATGAATACGATAAGCCTATATTGGATGTGATTGAGAATGTTGAGCAGGCAAAAATAAACAGAGGATTTTTAAGAAATCTATATTCAATCATAAAAGACAACGATGCTTATATTCGCTTTGCCTTTCTTACAGGAGTGAGTAAATTTTCAAAGGCATCGATATTCAGTGGCTTAAATATGCTTACCGATATATCGCTGAATCCAAAATATGGCAACATCTGTGGATATACCCAGAGGGATATTGAGACGAGCTTTAAAGATTATTTTGTCGATGTGGATATGGAAAAGGTTAAGAGGTGGTATAATGGGTATAATTTCTTAAAAGATAATGTTTATAATCCTTTTGATATTCTACAATTTATCAGTAATGGTCTTGTTTTTGATAATTACTGGTTTGAAACCGGAACACCATCGTTTTTGATAAAGCTTCTAAAAGAGAGGAGATATTTTCTGCCAAATTTTTCAAATATCGTTGTGGATAAGAAACTTCTTTCCAGCTTTGACGTAGAGAATATAGATCTTGAAGTGATCCTATTTCAATCAGGTTATCTGACAATAGAGAAGGTAATTCAGACCCCCAGAAGTATAGGATACAAGCTTAAAATACCTAATCTTGAAGTCCAGATATCGTTAAATGATTATATACTTAGATACCTCTTTAACTATCGAGAATCTAATGATATTCAAAATCAGAGCTATGATGCATTTTACAATGGTGATCTTGATGTGATAAGAGATAATCTTACGACCCTTTTTTCATCTATTCCATACACCAATTATACAAAAAACGAACTAAAGCTATACGAAGGTTTTTACGCCAGCGTTGTATATTCTTACCTTGCATCTCTTGGGTTTGATTTGATAGGTGAGGATGTGACCAATAAGGGTAGGATTGATTTAACGGTATTTGTGTCAGATAAGGTATACATTATTGAATTTAAGGTGGATGGTGTAAAAGGTGAGGCCTTATTCCAGATAAAGCATAAAAACTACGCCCAGAAGTATCTGGATAGAGGTAAAGATATTTACCTTGTGGGTATAGAATTTAGCTCAAGTGAGAGGAATATAGTAAATTTTGAATGGGAGAAGTTAGAACGTTAGAACGTTTAAACGTTGAAACGTTAGAACGTTAAAACGTGTGAACGTTAGAACATTGAACATTGAACATTGAACTTTGAACGTTTTATATTATAATTATATACATAAAGCATTATAATCTGGAGTAAAAAATGAAGAAGCTACCAATAGGTATATCAACTCTACAATCTATAAGAGAAGATAACTGCTACTATGTAGATAAAACCCCTTTCGTTAAAAAATTAGTTGATAACGGCAAATACTATTTCTTAAGCAGACCCAGAAGGTTTGGGAAATCTTTGCTTGTAGATACTATAAAACAGGCTTTTTTAGGAAATAGGGAGCTATTTAAAGGATTATATTTAGAAAATAACTGGGATTGGGAGAAAAAGTATCCCGTTATACATATAGATTTTGGTGGTGGAGTAGTTCAAGATGCACAGGACCTTAAAGAGTGGATAATAAAACAGTTAAAACGTCATATGATAACCTACAACGTATCAGTAGAAGAACAAAACAATGCAAGATTTATTTTTACTGACCTTATAATTAGTCTGAAAGAGATTTACAAAAACCCTGTCGTAGTGCTGGTGGACGAGTATGATAAACCGATCCTTGACAATATAGATGATACAGAAAAAGCCATCGAGATAAGGGAAGTTTTAAAAGACTTTTACAGCGTTTTAAAAGCTTCCGACCAGTACTTAAAACTTGTATTCTTAACAGGAGTGTCAAGATTTTCAAAGGTCTCTATATTCAGCGGTTTAAATCAACTTCAAGATATTACCCTATCCCCTGCCTTTGCAACAATCTGTGGATATACCCAGTCAGAACTTGAGACCGTATTTTCAGACAGGTTGGAAGGAGTAGAGTTAGAAAAGCTAAGATATTGGTATAACGGCTACAGTTGGCTTGGAGATAAAGTTTACAATCCATTTGATGTTTTGTTATTTCTAAGTGAGAAAATTTTCAGACCCTACTGGTTTGAGACGGGAACACCTACATTTTTGATGGAAATTATCTTAAACAATAAAGTATTTTTACCAAAACTTGAAGAAATAAAAGCAAGCGATGAAATACTTGCCAACCTTGATGTAGACTTTTTAAAAATTGAAAATTTACTATTTCAATCAGGCTATTTAACGATAAAGGAAACAAAAAAATTAGGTTTAAAGACAATTTATATTTTGACATATCCAAACTTTGAAGTAAAAATGAGTTTCAACAACTTTTTCCTGTCAGACATACTTCCAGTAGCATCAGACAAAGAAGAAGTTCAAAACAGTATAGTAGAAGCTATAGAGGAAAACAGTTTAGAAAACCTAAAAACAGCGTTATACAGTTTCTTTGCAAGCATACCAAACGACTGGTACAGGAAAAATGATTTAGACAGCTATGAGGGATTTTACGCTTCGGTAGTGTATGCACTTTTTACAGGAAGTGGATTAAATACAAGATCGGAAGATACGACAAATTTAGGAAAAATAGATTTGACGGTCTTATATCAGGATAGAGCCTATATCATAGAATTTAAAGTAGTAGAGAAAGACAGTGAAGGCAAGGCTTTAGGTCAGATAAAAGAGAAGAGGTATTATGAAAAATATACAGACAGTTGCCGTGAGATAAACCTGATAGGTATAGAGTTTAGTAAGGAAAAAAGGAATGTAGTTTATTTTGAATATGAAACGTTAGAACGTTAGAACGTTAGAACGTTGGAACGTTGGAACGTTAGAAAGTTAGAACGTTGAACTTTGAACATATTTTAGGGGTGCAAAAAATGGGGTGACGGCAGTGACACAATTAAGTTACAGTGTCTTTTAAAGTCCTCCTTTGAAGGGTTTTTTATCTTGTTCGTTGTAGATAAATACTACAACCCTTCAAGGGGGATTTCAATGACATGATTAATGATACGCTACCGAATAATTTTTACGTTGTTTCTATTTTATTCACGATCTTATTTGCTATAAAAGATAAAATAATTATCATAATTAATAAGATACAAAAATCTGTCGTAGAGATAGTTTTTAATAGCAAAGAACTTCTTATTAGGTGAGTAGAATATGTTAACGGGAAAATATGTGCAATGTATTTTATAATGGATGGCATCTTATCTACGGGATAAAATGTGCCAGATAAAAAAATCATAGGTGTAATAAAAAATGTATTAAAGCTAAATTGGTCTCCGTGGTTTTTTACAACTAATGCAATAATAAAACCAAGTAAAGAAAATGTAATCAAATGCATCATTAATGATATAAAAAAATAAAAATTTATGCTTAATTTAACTCCTATTATAAAGCTATAAAAGATAACAATAAAACCAGGCATTAACCCTTTGGTAATACCATAAAAAACTTCACCCAATATAATCTGCCACTTTGGAATTGGAGCAAGTAAAAATTCATCAAATACTTTGAAATAAAACCTTGAAATATTAATTTCGGTAGATATTCCATAAGCTTGATTCATAGAACTCATGGTAATTAATCCAGGCAGTAAAAATGATAAATAACTAAAGCCATTTATCTCTGAATTCCTGCCCACTCCATACCCAAAAGCTAGTAAAAATAAAAGTGGTGAGATGGCACTAGATAATATTACTTTCCACAATCTTGATTTTAAAACCAATAATTCTCGTAAATATACACCATAAAACCCATTTATCATATATCTATTTTTTTCCCGGTTAATTTTAGATACACATCTTCAAGATTAACTTCTCTAATTTTTGCCATATCAACGTATGTAAGTTGTTTTAATCTTTCTATCGCCTCAGTTTTAGATTCAAAATATTCTTCTCTCGTTTTCCCTTCTATAAATATTTCTAAAGCATATTTGCCCATTTCGTTTTTTAAATTTTCTGGTTTACCATGTTTTATAATTTCACCTTTATCGATAAAATAAACATAATCTGATAAGAGCTCAGCTTCTTCTATATAATGTGTTGTTAGTACCACAGTACAGCCAAAATTTTTATTTATGTTTTTTACAAAGTCCCAAATATGTCTTCTCGTTGCAGGATCAAGCCCAACAGTTGGTTCATCTAAGAACAGAATCTTTGGTCTATGCAAAATAGCCCTTCCTATGACAAGTCGCCTTTTCATTCCACCCGACAATTTCCCGGCTTCCTTATTTTTATGATTAGTTAAACCGGTAAAATTTAAAATTTCTTCAATTCGGTTTTTAATTTCATTTTTCTTAACCCCAAATAAAATTGAATGAATTAGCAGATTCTGGTAAAGGGTTAAGTCTTTGTCTATGTTATTATACTGGGGAACTAACCCTATTATACTTTTAATTTTATTGCTATTGGTTAGGAAATCTAAGTCACCATAATATATTTCTCCATCATCAGGTTTGAGTAAACCTGCTAATATATTGATTGTTGTTGTTTTACCTGCTCCGTTTGGCCCAAGGAGTGCAGTAATAGTTTTGTCTTCAATTCTAAAAGTGATATTTTTTAAAGCTACACTGTTACCATATTTTTTCATAAGATTAATAATTTTTATTTGCATTTGATGAAAATAATTAAAAATAATCAAATTTTCAAGAATTTATTGAAAAAATTTTTTTATTATGATATAAATTTCTTAGGCACAAGGGAAGTCCGGTGAAAATCCGGTGCTGTACCCGCAGCTGTAAGCTGGACGAAAGCCCATTATGCCACTGCCAGGCATCTATTCAATATTTGGATGCTGGGTGGGAAGGCGGGCAAGTAGGATGAAGGCAAGCCAGAAGACCTGTGTCTCATCCATATTATGGTTGAAAGTGTCCCCGGGTATTGGGACCGGAGTGCTTTAGTTATTCGGCTCTCCGGTCTTAAAACGAGGCTGGAGAGTAGAAATGGTTAAAAAAGCAGTTTTAATAGCATCTGATAAAAGTGGCTCCGGTAAGAGTCTTTTCACAATTTTTTTGTCAAAATATTTTACTTTAAAGCAAAAATCTGTATTACCTTTCAAGTGTGGCCCTGATTATATTGATACACTCCACTTAAAAAATGCTACTGGAAATAATGCATATAATTTAGACACTGTATTGATAAATAAGAAAAAATTAAGATATAATTTTTTATCAAAACTTAATAGCTATGATATGGCAGTAATTGAAGGTGTCATGGGCTTTTATGATGGAATAAACTATAAAACTTTCGCTGGTAGTACCTACGAAGTGGCAAAGATGCTCAATATTCCTGTATTATTCATCTTAGATACAAGTTCTACATCTTTTACAATTGCTGCAAGGATAAAAGGTTTGGTAAGTTTAGGTGAAGATATTAATGTGGCCGGTGTTGTTTTGAATAATGTAGGTTCTGAAAAACATGAAAAAATGCTAATAAACGCTATAGAGTATCACACTGATTTAAAAGTTTTTGGTGCTATTCCAAAACTGAAAGATTTTGTTTTACCTTCAAGACATTTAGGTATTTATACAGCTTTTGAAGTAAAAGATAATTTTTATGATGATATTGTTAATACTTTCTCAAATTATGTTGATGCAGGAAAAATTTATGATAATACAGACTATATCATTGATGAAATAACTAAAGATAAGAAGTCAATAACTAAAGATAAAAAAGCTTATATTGCCTTTGATGAAGCATTTAATTTTTATTATCATGATAATATCGATTATCTTGAAGAGAATGGATTTCAAGTTATCAATTTCTCCCCTTTAAAAGGTGAATTACCTGAAAAGCCTGACTTTATATATTTTGGTGGGGGATATCCTGAGCTTTATGCTGAGCAACTATCAAAAAATAATAATCTGAAAAACTACATAAAAGAAACATCTAAAAAGGGCTTGCCAATTTTTGCAGAGTGCGGGGGGATGATGTTTTTATCGAATGGGATAAAAGTAAAGAATAAATTTTTTGAAATGTGTGGAGTATTTGATGTAAATGTTGAAATGACTGAGAAAAGGCAAGCCTTAGGTTATGTAAATGTTACATCATTAAAATCTACTGGTTTTTTTGAAAAGGATGAAGAATTCATCGGTCATGAATTTCATTATTCCAAAATAAAAGAGTGCAATGAAAATTATGTATTTAAAATCAAAAAAGTAACTGACAATAGTATTAACTATGATGGCTTTGTAAATAATAACACTATTGCAAGTTACACCCATTTTCACTTTTTAAGTGACAACTGCATAATAAAAAATATAATAAAAGGAGTGTAAGATGAAAAAAATTATCATTTTTATTTTTGCAGCGTTGTTCTTATCGAAAGGAGTTAGTATGGCTCAAATGGAAAAAAAGGAAACAGAAAAAAACAAGACAGAAAAAAATGCAATTGTAATTGCAAGCTTTGGCACGACTTACCCTTCGGGACTAAAATCTATTATCAATATTATCAATATGGTTAAAAATGAATTTCCTGATACCGAAGTTAGAGTAACTTTTACTTCAAATATTATAAGAGAAATATGGCAAAAAAGAAATAAGCATCCTGAAGAGTGGATAAAAAAAGGTGTGCCAAAAGAGATTTTAAATGTAAAAGGGATTGTGGCTACATTGGGGGAGTTATCCGATGAAGGATACAAAAATATCGTTATCCAATCAACGCATATCTACCATGGTGAAGAGTTTTCTGACCTTTTAGAATATGCAAGAGCTCTAAATTCCATTCAGACAATTAAAAAAAGATGGAAGCCATTTCACAAAATTACAGTATCTCGCCCAGCACTTGGAACTTATGGTGATAAAATAAATTACCATGAAGATATAAAAAAGGCAGTAAAAGCATTAAAAAATGATGTGGAATTGGCAAGAAAACATAATGCTGCGCTTGTCTATATGGGGCATGGAAATGAATTTTATTCCACAGGTATATATTCTGAGACAGAAAAAGAGTTTAATATTCAATATCCTGATGTAAAAACATTTATAGGGGTGGTAGAAGGTTATCCCGGTCTTGATGATTTAATGGAAAAATTAAAAGAACAAAAAGTTAAAAAAGTCATTTTAAAACCATTTATGGTTGTAGCTGGAGATCATGCGATAAATGATATGGCGGGTGATGAACCTGATTCCTGGAAAAATGTTTTAAATAAAGAAGGGATAGAAGTTATCCCTGTAATTGAAGGGCTTGGTTCAAATGATGATTTTGCAAGGATTTTTTTAGAGCATTTAAAAGACGCTATCAATGATGGTGAAATTATTCTTAAATGAGTAGATTGATATTAGCATTGATAGTTACTATTTTGATATTTTCTTTTTCTTTGACCAATGGGGCAGTAAGTTTGGATAGTTTGACAATGAAGTTGTTATTAAATGTAAGATTACCAAGAGTTTTGACAGCTTTTATCATAGGGGGGATGCTTTCTCTTGGTGGTTCTATTTTGCAGTTGATATTAAGAAATCCACTGGCAGATGGATTTACCACCGGCATCTCTGCATCAGCAGCACTTGGTGCAGTAATAAATATTGTGTTGGGATTAAACATCTTATTTACCCCGATTATTGCAATTCTATTTGCAATAATCGGAATATATATAATCTTCAAGCTTACCAGTATTGATAAATCATTCCACTATACCACCATTATACTGGCTGGGATTATTTTAAATATAATATGTTCGGCGATTATAAGTTTTTTGAAATATTACTTTGATGAATCTTTAGGTTCAATTATTTATTGGTTGATGGGTGGATTTTATGATCTATCCTATTCAAAAGTTTTTGTCCTCTTTCTGGTGTTACTTTCAAGTCTTTTTATTCTTCTTAAAAATAGTTTTAAACTGAATATCTTAGCCTACGACTATAAGACTGCCAGCTCACTTGGTGTTGATGTGGCAACTATTAGAAAAAAACTTTTTATAATTGTTTCCCTTCTGATCGCCTTTGCCGTGAGTTTTAGCGGTATTATTGGTTTTGTTGGCCTTATTATTCCTCATATGGTAAGAGGGCTTTTTAAACCTGATATGAAAATCCACTTGATCTATTCTACATTATTCGGTGCAAATTTTCTTTTGTTATCTGATACAATTTGTAGAATGATTATCCCTTCTGGGGCCGAACTGCCTGTGGGTGTAGCCACATCGTTTTTTGGTGGGATTTTTTTCTTATTTTTAATGAAGTATAGATTAAAAAATATCTGGTATGGATAAAATGAATACCATAGATATCAAAAATTTGAATGCCAGAGTTGGAGATTTTACATTAAAAATTGATAGTCTAACTGTATCAAAAGGGGAAAAAATAGCACTATTAGGGGAAAATGGTGCAGGAAAGAGCACATTACTTGATATCATCAGTGGGGTTAATAAAAATTTTACAGGTGAACTAAATATATTAAACAAACAAATTTCTAACTATAAACCCATCGAGCTTGCAAATTTAATCTCTTATTTACCTCAATTTTCTGAAATCATTTTTGGATTTGATGTCTTTGATACTGTTTTATTCGGAAGATACCCCAAAACTTCTGGTAAATTTGAGGATTATGATTTTGAAAATACTAAAGAGTGGCTAAAAAAACTGGATATTTATCATTTGAAAGATAGAAAATTCAATGAGCTTTCTGGTGGAGAGAAAAAGCGAGTAATGCTTGCGAGAGTTTTAAACCAGGACACTGATATTATTCTTCTGGATGAACCCTTTTCCATGCTTGATGTAAAGCATACAAAAATAGCTAAAGAGATTTTAGTAAATGAGAAAAAAAGCATAATACTATCATCCCATGATATAAATATACTAAAATATTTGGTAGATGAGATAGTTTTTTTAAAAAAAGGTGAGGTTCTTTGCAAAGTAAATATAGATAATTTAAACAAGGAGATTTTAAATGAAGTTTTTGAAGTGGATTTTAAATGTATTGATGGGTTTTATTTTGTTAACTAATAGCTGTATAGCTTATGAAAGGGTAATTTTGTTGTCCCCAGCCTGCGCTGATATTTTTGCTGAGCTGGGATTAAAAAATAAAGTTGTCGGTATCACAAAGCATGTAAAAGGTTTTGATAACGCTATTGAAGTGGGATCTCATTTAAAACCAAACTTAGAATTAATGCTTTCTTTAAATCCAGATTTGATTATTTATTCAAATGATCATTTTTTACCAGACAGATTTGATAAATTTAACATAAAAACATACAGATATGACCCAAAAACTGTTGATGAAATCTTTGAGCAAATAAAAGAGATAGCTTCTATGATGAATGTGTCTGAATCGGGAAATAGTCTGATATTTAAATTAAAAAGCAAATTATCTCAGTTAAAAAAGCTAAATAAAAAGCCTAAAGTAATATATGAAGTCACACAAACACCCTATATAGTAGCAGGTAAAAACAGTATAATAAACGATATTATAAAACAAGCTGGTGGGATAAATGCAATAGATATCAATAAAAAACTCGTTAAATTTTCAATTGAAAAAGCCGTTTCACTAAATCCTGATATATATATTTATCAAATAGGTCCTATGAATGAAGCCCCAACTTCTCCGGAAGAAAGGCCTATTTTCAAAAATATGGGAACTATTTTTATCAAAGTAAATGAACTTGATTTTGCAAGAGCAAACACAAAAACGATAGATAACATCCTTTTTTTGAATAACATCTTTTACAAATGGAGCCTGAAATGAGAAAACTTATCTTGATAGGTGCAGGATTAAACAAAGACTTGATGACATTAAAAGGTTTAAACAAGCTTAAAGAGGCAGACATCATCCTGTACGACAGGTTGGTGGATAATAGTTTATTGGAAGCTGTAAATTGTGAAAAAATATTCGTTGGTAAAACACCTTACAGACCAGGCTGTTCGCAATGTGAAATAAATAGCTTGATAGAAAGAGCTCTTTTAGAAAATAAAACAGTGGTCAGGATAAAAGGTGGGGATTCTTCCATATATTCCAGAAGCCTTGAAGAGATCGAAGTGGCCCGAAAGTGTAATGCTTTAATTGAAATTGTTCCTGGAGTTACTGCGGCATCACAATTTGTCGCAAAATTAGAAACAGCTCTTACTGCAAGGGGTATCTCTTCTGGTGTGATTTTCATA
This genomic stretch from Calditerrivibrio nitroreducens DSM 19672 harbors:
- a CDS encoding ABC transporter permease; this encodes MINGFYGVYLRELLVLKSRLWKVILSSAISPLLFLLAFGYGVGRNSEINGFSYLSFLLPGLITMSSMNQAYGISTEINISRFYFKVFDEFLLAPIPKWQIILGEVFYGITKGLMPGFIVIFYSFIIGVKLSINFYFFISLMMHLITFSLLGFIIALVVKNHGDQFSFNTFFITPMIFLSGTFYPVDKMPSIIKYIAHIFPLTYSTHLIRSSLLLKTISTTDFCILLIMIIILSFIANKIVNKIETT
- a CDS encoding ABC transporter ATP-binding protein — translated: MDKMNTIDIKNLNARVGDFTLKIDSLTVSKGEKIALLGENGAGKSTLLDIISGVNKNFTGELNILNKQISNYKPIELANLISYLPQFSEIIFGFDVFDTVLFGRYPKTSGKFEDYDFENTKEWLKKLDIYHLKDRKFNELSGGEKKRVMLARVLNQDTDIILLDEPFSMLDVKHTKIAKEILVNEKKSIILSSHDINILKYLVDEIVFLKKGEVLCKVNIDNLNKEILNEVFEVDFKCIDGFYFVN
- a CDS encoding sirohydrochlorin cobaltochelatase; translated protein: MKKIIIFIFAALFLSKGVSMAQMEKKETEKNKTEKNAIVIASFGTTYPSGLKSIINIINMVKNEFPDTEVRVTFTSNIIREIWQKRNKHPEEWIKKGVPKEILNVKGIVATLGELSDEGYKNIVIQSTHIYHGEEFSDLLEYARALNSIQTIKKRWKPFHKITVSRPALGTYGDKINYHEDIKKAVKALKNDVELARKHNAALVYMGHGNEFYSTGIYSETEKEFNIQYPDVKTFIGVVEGYPGLDDLMEKLKEQKVKKVILKPFMVVAGDHAINDMAGDEPDSWKNVLNKEGIEVIPVIEGLGSNDDFARIFLEHLKDAINDGEIILK
- a CDS encoding ABC transporter substrate-binding protein, with amino-acid sequence MKFLKWILNVLMGFILLTNSCIAYERVILLSPACADIFAELGLKNKVVGITKHVKGFDNAIEVGSHLKPNLELMLSLNPDLIIYSNDHFLPDRFDKFNIKTYRYDPKTVDEIFEQIKEIASMMNVSESGNSLIFKLKSKLSQLKKLNKKPKVIYEVTQTPYIVAGKNSIINDIIKQAGGINAIDINKKLVKFSIEKAVSLNPDIYIYQIGPMNEAPTSPEERPIFKNMGTIFIKVNELDFARANTKTIDNILFLNNIFYKWSLK
- a CDS encoding ATP-binding protein encodes the protein MKKLPIGIQTFSKIREEGYIYIDKTEEAFELVNNFTYVFLSRPRRFGKSLFLDTLKELFEGNKKLFEGLYIYDKWNWDEKYPVIKISWAGDLTTLERVEDRAIDIFKTNQRLLGIECENNKNPSSCFNELIQKAYEKYNQKVVILIDEYDKPILDVIENVEQAKINRGFLRNLYSIIKDNDAYIRFAFLTGVSKFSKASIFSGLNMLTDISLNPKYGNICGYTQRDIETSFKDYFVDVDMEKVKRWYNGYNFLKDNVYNPFDILQFISNGLVFDNYWFETGTPSFLIKLLKERRYFLPNFSNIVVDKKLLSSFDVENIDLEVILFQSGYLTIEKVIQTPRSIGYKLKIPNLEVQISLNDYILRYLFNYRESNDIQNQSYDAFYNGDLDVIRDNLTTLFSSIPYTNYTKNELKLYEGFYASVVYSYLASLGFDLIGEDVTNKGRIDLTVFVSDKVYIIEFKVDGVKGEALFQIKHKNYAQKYLDRGKDIYLVGIEFSSSERNIVNFEWEKLER
- the cobA gene encoding uroporphyrinogen-III C-methyltransferase, which produces MRKLILIGAGLNKDLMTLKGLNKLKEADIILYDRLVDNSLLEAVNCEKIFVGKTPYRPGCSQCEINSLIERALLENKTVVRIKGGDSSIYSRSLEEIEVARKCNALIEIVPGVTAASQFVAKLETALTARGISSGVIFITGHKKDVELNEAYNWKAIVDLKMTIVVYMGIKNFMKILKLLVENGLHEKTPIAIGEKLDFEDENIIVSDVENLLNSNFDIRFPAILLIGEVVKFSKFFKNSITIKNERCIKCAN
- a CDS encoding FecCD family ABC transporter permease, coding for MSRLILALIVTILIFSFSLTNGAVSLDSLTMKLLLNVRLPRVLTAFIIGGMLSLGGSILQLILRNPLADGFTTGISASAALGAVINIVLGLNILFTPIIAILFAIIGIYIIFKLTSIDKSFHYTTIILAGIILNIICSAIISFLKYYFDESLGSIIYWLMGGFYDLSYSKVFVLFLVLLSSLFILLKNSFKLNILAYDYKTASSLGVDVATIRKKLFIIVSLLIAFAVSFSGIIGFVGLIIPHMVRGLFKPDMKIHLIYSTLFGANFLLLSDTICRMIIPSGAELPVGVATSFFGGIFFLFLMKYRLKNIWYG
- a CDS encoding ABC transporter ATP-binding protein; the encoded protein is MQIKIINLMKKYGNSVALKNITFRIEDKTITALLGPNGAGKTTTINILAGLLKPDDGEIYYGDLDFLTNSNKIKSIIGLVPQYNNIDKDLTLYQNLLIHSILFGVKKNEIKNRIEEILNFTGLTNHKNKEAGKLSGGMKRRLVIGRAILHRPKILFLDEPTVGLDPATRRHIWDFVKNINKNFGCTVVLTTHYIEEAELLSDYVYFIDKGEIIKHGKPENLKNEMGKYALEIFIEGKTREEYFESKTEAIERLKQLTYVDMAKIREVNLEDVYLKLTGKKIDI
- a CDS encoding cobyrinate a,c-diamide synthase, translating into MVKKAVLIASDKSGSGKSLFTIFLSKYFTLKQKSVLPFKCGPDYIDTLHLKNATGNNAYNLDTVLINKKKLRYNFLSKLNSYDMAVIEGVMGFYDGINYKTFAGSTYEVAKMLNIPVLFILDTSSTSFTIAARIKGLVSLGEDINVAGVVLNNVGSEKHEKMLINAIEYHTDLKVFGAIPKLKDFVLPSRHLGIYTAFEVKDNFYDDIVNTFSNYVDAGKIYDNTDYIIDEITKDKKSITKDKKAYIAFDEAFNFYYHDNIDYLEENGFQVINFSPLKGELPEKPDFIYFGGGYPELYAEQLSKNNNLKNYIKETSKKGLPIFAECGGMMFLSNGIKVKNKFFEMCGVFDVNVEMTEKRQALGYVNVTSLKSTGFFEKDEEFIGHEFHYSKIKECNENYVFKIKKVTDNSINYDGFVNNNTIASYTHFHFLSDNCIIKNIIKGV
- a CDS encoding ATP-binding protein produces the protein MKKLPIGISTLQSIREDNCYYVDKTPFVKKLVDNGKYYFLSRPRRFGKSLLVDTIKQAFLGNRELFKGLYLENNWDWEKKYPVIHIDFGGGVVQDAQDLKEWIIKQLKRHMITYNVSVEEQNNARFIFTDLIISLKEIYKNPVVVLVDEYDKPILDNIDDTEKAIEIREVLKDFYSVLKASDQYLKLVFLTGVSRFSKVSIFSGLNQLQDITLSPAFATICGYTQSELETVFSDRLEGVELEKLRYWYNGYSWLGDKVYNPFDVLLFLSEKIFRPYWFETGTPTFLMEIILNNKVFLPKLEEIKASDEILANLDVDFLKIENLLFQSGYLTIKETKKLGLKTIYILTYPNFEVKMSFNNFFLSDILPVASDKEEVQNSIVEAIEENSLENLKTALYSFFASIPNDWYRKNDLDSYEGFYASVVYALFTGSGLNTRSEDTTNLGKIDLTVLYQDRAYIIEFKVVEKDSEGKALGQIKEKRYYEKYTDSCREINLIGIEFSKEKRNVVYFEYETLER